A segment of the Coffea arabica cultivar ET-39 chromosome 8c, Coffea Arabica ET-39 HiFi, whole genome shotgun sequence genome:
GGAGGGGGATGACCAATTTCTGGTAAAACTTTACTAAGTTCATCGTCTACCTTATTGCTTCTTTCAAACCGAACTAACTTAAGTTTCGGAGTTACACCGGGAGATTCAGCCCTTCCGGCAATCTAAGCAGGTGACCTCGTCCTAGGAGCAGTCCCGGATAAAGACGCTTCTCCAGTTCGGAAGACTCGCTTCAGCAAGACGGAAATCACCTCTTCATTATCAAAATCTCAAAAGCAAGGGGTGAttagtgaaatttttaaaaccttaggGGGTGTCagtgcaagtgtcagaaacTTGAGGGGTGGTTTGTGAAATTgtccctttaaaaaaaaaaagaactacgCGCTCACATTTGCCTTCTGGAAAGGCGCAATTTCACTAACACGCACGGAAGTGCCGCCTAAAGAAATTCCTCAAATTATAGCGCAGAATTCGTAGTAAACATGttcacgatttttttttttttttttttgtaaatctaTCACGGTTTTATCTCCTCGTCTTTATATTTTAGGTATTTTTATCCCCGATTTTTATGTACTTTCATGACTTTTTTAAAATTCTACACGATACAAGCAACAATTCGGAGCATTCCACAAATGTCTGTCACTTTGAGAATTACAATTAATATCTTTGATGCTATCATAATCCATCAACAATTAGTAATACATTCTGCCAAagtagggggaaaaaaaaaagtcttctGCCCGATGCTTATTAATTTAGGAATGACTAATGAATGACCGACAATTTGGAAATAGGCGGCTGGTAGGAAATGGGTAAGCAACCCGCGAATGGAACGGAACAAAAAGAGCCTTCAACTGGTGTTAGCTCAACTTCCATTCCAATATTCCATGACGTACGCGCAATTCGATTTGTCAAAGCCTGAATCACGTACGCTATTTAAACTTCCATCCGGGCCAAATTAACTCTCAGTGCATTTTGCGATAGCGAAATGGCTAGTGGGAGATCATCTGCAGCAGATCAAGAACGTCGGGAAGGTGCAGAAGTTGTTTATGGAGCTGAAGCATGCTACCAGCACTCCATACAACTCCTTGAAGAATTGGGGTTTCCCAAGGGAGTGCTTCCCCTGCAGAATCTGGAAGAATGTGGAAGGGTTCGGGCGACTGGATTCGTGTGGATGAAGCAGAAAAAGCCGTATCAGCATTTCTTTACTGGGAGCAATACCCTCGTAAGCTACGCAACTGAGGTGACTGCCTACGTAGagaaattcaagatgaaaaAGATGACAGGAGTCAAGAGCAAGCAGCTTCTTTTATGGATTCCCATTGCCGAAATGAGCATTGATGATCCGGATCATAAGAAGATTTACTTCAACACTCCCCTGGGAATTGGGAAATTCTTCCCCATCACGGCTTTCATGACCCAAGAGGAGAAGCGCAAGTACTTGGAAAGCACCGGAGAGTAGAATTCATTCAGTAGATGCCGCCAATGATCCAACCAACATATTGCTTATTACTACTATCTCGATAATAATAATATACCGCAATTAttgcttctttttcctttcctttttctttcaaagTAAGTTGTAAGGTGTTATTACTATATGTAAAATCATGTTAtgcttaattaaaaaaatatttattgttAAATAAAGTTACCGTGTTTAAAATGATGCGGAGAAAAAAGGCGAGGCCGGTACTAGTAGTATtttaaagagttttttttttctaattgtgTACAGTACAAGATGGTATAAATTATTTATactattttataaatattatgaatatattttttaatcactttttaaaTACATAAACTAATAAATAACTAGTAGGTAAGAATGCAAGAAGGCGGCTAACTACTTGAACTCAAATAGCACGCATAAAATGCACCGAAATCTAGTCGGCGGAAATAGGAAAGAAATGGAGCCAACATCAACCGAAAAAAACATCAACCGAAAAAAGAAGGATGATTcttttcttcaacttttacttTGGGTCCCAACCACTCCTCTCTCCGCAACCCATATACATATCTCCAACTTCCCCATGGCGAGAGCCTATTTTTACATAGGCTCCGCCACTGCCACTTCCACCCCGCTCTCCTCCTCCCCCTTCCGCCACCGTAAACTTCCAGCTCACAACCATCGCTCTTCCCCTCCTCTCCGCTCCTCAACCAACACTACCACCCCGTTGACAATGTCCGACCAACCTACCCCTCACCCCTCCCTGGAAGTTATCGGTGGAGCTCGGGACTCATTCCTCCCAGCACTCACAAGCCTTCACACCCCTTATCATCCTTACCCTTTTATCGCTTGGAATAGACACGTGGAGACCATCTTTGCCGCGTTTTTTCGTTCGCTCCCTGATATCAAATTCCGGCGTGAGTGCCTCCGTACAAAGGACAACGGCACCGTTGCACTTGATTGGGTCTCCGGTGACCGAACTCGCTTGTCTGCCGTTGCCCCCGTCCTCATTTTGCTGGTAAGCGAGGAGTGCTTCATCCACAGTCCCCCTTTCCTGTCCTGGTTTTGGTTTACAAGTCATTGGTCTGGTTGCGAGCGTTAATTTGGTTAATTGGTTGCAGCCAGGTTTGACAGGAGGGAGTCAGGACTCGTACGTGAGGCATATGTTGGTGAGAGCAAGGAGCAAAGGATGGAGGGTTGTGGTGTTCAATAGCAGAGGATGTGGTAAAAGCCCTGTCACCACTCCTCAGGTACTACTACTGTTCCTCCTCGAGTATCCTACTCAAGTTGCAAtcttttttttaatcacttttccgTTACTTGGTGCTCATCGTTAATGTGAATCAACTTTGAACTTGATCAATTAGTTTTTTGTGCGTATAACAAAGAAGATTTAGCTACAACTATAATAGCCTTTTTTTGGCTTGAATTGGACAAGAGAATTTATGCTGCTTTATTTTGCAAGAATCTTCGAGCTGACTTATTTGCAGTTCTATTCGGCTTCATTTCTTGGAGATATGTCAGAAGTAGTGGCACTTGTCAACAACCGGTATCCGAAAGCCAATGTCTATGCTGTTGGATGGTCTCTTGGCGCCAATATTCTTGTTCGTTATTTGGGTCAGGTATTCCAACTAACTTTTGATATCCTCTCACCCTTtcagtttcaaaattttttgtttccCTGATCTAAAATAACAATGTGGCGATGCTAATATGTGTTAAAGAGCTTATTAGGCTAGTGAGGTAGATGTTATTTCAGGCAATGAGTACTTCCATCACAAGTTATAGGTTTGCAGGTGtgattttctgttttatttGGGAAGGGTAGGGACACAAGGACTCTCCCATCTCAAGCGcacaaacagattttttttttaatcataaaTGACGAGGTATATGAAGTGCTTTGTATTCACTGGCAATAAATTATAAGTGACTAGTTGTTTGAGAATTTCATGCTTTAACATCTGCAACACTTTGCAGAAGTTTGtgggaaaattaaaaaaaggaaaaaagaaaataaaaactttCATGAAACAAGAATAGAAGAGAAGCAAGAAGACAAAAGTTCTTTCTTTAGTTGTATATGGGAGGTTAGGAGATTAAAGAAGGtcatattcattttttcttaatatGACAGCTTAAGCAaaactaagaaaagaaaacctaaTTAGATGGTGTTGTGTTAAACTTAAGTTTTGCTATCTTGCTGCCTTTTGGTGCACCATATTCGATAAAGTTAActcttttggttgttttaagtTCCATCAAcgaaattgagaagataaaagcTCTTGTACTTCAAGTCAACAACATTACCTTGATTATCCATGGCATATAGTTTGTCTGTGCCATTTTATGGACAAAAGAGTTGGTGATAGATGGGATAATTAGTGTTCAGGAGAAGGATGCTGAACAGCACTAGAAAGGGCAAACATGgcaaaagttattcaaaactGCACGTTACACAAACCAATAAATGTATCCCAAGAGCTAGTTCTATGACACCATGAAAGGGTTGAAAAGACTTTCTTTGTGTTGGATGAGGATGTGTATATCTGTGGTTCTGTTTCCTGAAATAGAATACAAGGGGCCTGCCCATGGAGCATATGATCAAATATATCATGCCAAGTATCATTTCCTCTCGTCACTTTTGACAGTTATTCTTCATGAACGGAAAAAGTTCAACCATGATGACAAGGCCAACCGGGACAAGTGCTGTTAGCAGTTTCAAGTTTTCATGTTGTAATACTACAGATGTCATAGTAAAAATGTTATTAAATGTCTGTCCAACTAAGAGTCTGGAAGCTTTGTTTCTTCTTTACTGTGTCCATTCATTAGTAACTGATCTATTTTGTTTCTCTATCTCTGTCGAGCTGTGCTTACCTTCCTTGCAATGCAAAAGTCATGACTCTTTCTCAGCAACTAGATTTTACATCTATactgaagaaggccactcaccTTTTAGAAATTATTTCTACTATATCTAGATATTGAGATTATTCATACTTGAAAGGGTTGTCAGTTTATATGCAGGAAACTTGTTTGAGGTGTAAATGCTTCATTCACATCCAACTGTAACTTTTGGACATTGCATTAATACAAATGTGGGCTTCTAGCTGACTCATTTCTTTGCAAGAGGAATTGAAATTCATATTCAATAGCTTCTGGCTATCAAATTTTATAAGTCTCAGTTGTAACTTCTTCTATTGCTACAGGAATCTCGATCCTGTGTTCTTTCTGGTGCTGTATCATTATGCAATCCTTTCAACTTGGTCATTGCTGATGAAGATTTCCGTAAGGGCTTTAACATTGTTTATGACAAATCCCTAGCAAATGGTCTCTGCAAAATTTTCACCGAGTAACTCACCAATTCATTAAGTTTCCCCTATTCCTAATTATGTGTAATTTGGTTATAATGCTTTCCCACATTGGTTCAAGGGATATATCCATTGCCTTTGCAGGCATGCTCCTTTGTTTGAAGAGATGGATGGTGAATACAATATCTCAGCAGCTGCCAATGCCAAATCTGTCAGAGAATTTGATGAAGCTCTAACACGAGGTAACTAATACTTGTGCTGGAATAGATTGTTGATATGCATCGTTACTTACTGGCTGCTTCAACTTCTTTTCGTAATACCTGCAGTGTCATTTGGATTCAAGTCAGTGGATGACTATTACTCGAATTCAAGCAGTTCAGATTCCATAAAGAATGTTTGCATCCCCTTGCTCTGTATTCAGGCAAGAACATTCTGATGATATATCgtattttttcaaagaaaatctTTTTGCTCTGTATATCCCAACAATACTGAAGAATGCATGATATGTTTTACAATCCTATCAGTTATGTAGAATAAAACTGCAGTGCGAGGAAGAATACTGTTGATATGCTTCTCTAAGttttttttggtagttttgGAACTTACCTAAGGAACTTTATGTGGCGATTCAAAAATTTCTGCTTCCTTTTTCATTTGACTATTCCCCAGTCAACCCTAGGCATCTTCTTATTTTGAAGCACTAAATTGTTgatttatctttttttaatgATTGAGGATAAGGAGCATAATGGGTGGAAGAATGATAAAATTGTTGGGTTTTACTACTCCTGTTTGAATTATGTCAGCCAAAAGTAAAGCAGTATTACGAAAATAATTGTTTGTATATGTTGCCTACAGGCTGCAAATGATCCAATTGCTCCTTCTAGAGGAATTCCTCGTGAAGATATTAAGGTATGCACAACTTTTCATGTCTATTGTCAAATGTTGAGTAGAAGTTggttaattttttcaatttatctGAGAGAAAGTCTCGTGTGCTCATCTAAAAAACAGGATTGACAGATGTTATTTTTCGGCGCTTCTAGTGCTGGCAGTAGACTATTGGTGTCACATTTAGGCAACTATCAAAATGTTGGTAACTCAATATATTGTTTGTGTTAAGGACAATAATTAAAAGAGCGATGCAGTCAATTGGTTCTGTCATCCATGAATATGTATATGGCTGGAACTCAGGAATTGTACATATATATGGATTTTTCCTTTgactatgtaaaaaaaaatttcaataaagAAAATCCACCTATACCCTTATATGGCGCACggtatgatgatgatgatgattatgAATAGATTGGCCTAGCGAAGTATCTTAGACAAACTTTGCTGTTGACACTAGTGCAAAATGGAGAAAACTGAGATATTCGTTACTTGCATACACTGCTGTACTCCTTTCTCTTTTCGTGTTAAATTTGCTCGATATGAGTTCTCGGAGTTATGATGTTTTTCCCTTGAGTTTTTTTATTGTTCCATATCCCACGTGCTGAATCAAAACTGTCATTCTTTCACTTGGCCTACATAGACGTGTTTATGGCTCTGTTGTACTTCATTTATTTTGATGCCAGTTGAAGTTCTCCAGATAATCAGTATTTTGCACTTTTACTTTTTCTCTCAATATCGCCTTCTCACATGAcaacaacttggctgatttctCTTGTATTGGCCATCTGGTTTTGTTTAACAAATCCTTTGTTCATACCTTCTTATCTCTCCCTCAGATCATTTTGTACAAAAGTTATTAGAGTCTAGCTTGTTTATAGCTGACTAAGTACTTATTTCTGATTTCCATCAAAGAGCTCTAAATACAGCTTAGACGCACTCCTAAACCTTCTGCTCTGGCTTCTGCATTATTTATAGTAGTATGTTTCTCTATTGAGGTGATTGGCATTTTGcccaaatataaaaataataatagatgCCTTGGTTTTTTATGCGACTGATAGCCTTTCCATCTCTAAAAGTACTGAAATTTCAGGCTACCATCTTTAAGGGGAAAAGATGATGAAATATATCTTGAGGATGAGTATGTTTTGACGCAGGAATTCAGTAACACTGATCATTGGGACAAAGGGAAAAGGTTGAAAAATCTTTACTGTTTGGTTATTATTGAAGATAGGACCATTTGCATCTATCTCTCTTTCACCTTCTTGAGAAATCTCAAGAGACAAGTTAACAAACCTAAACCCCGGACCAATTGCATCTATCTCACATACTAGTTTTCAGTGTTTTTTTGACTTCTCTTGTACTTTGTGGGACCATCAATATTTTTATCTTATAGGGTCTTATTGACTTTTGAAACATACAAATTGGATAGCGACGAGGGTGCTGACTGTAAcccacttggtttgattcctaTTCCATTTCTCACTCCTCAGGGGAGTTTGTTGTTTCTTCTCATGGAGTGCCATATGCATTTCATGGATGATGATGCTTTTTATCATTCATTATACTCCATGTAGTGTAATGTGCTCGGACGGTGTTGTCATTTTCCAACGGAGGAGAACCGATAAATGAAATATAGACAGGCATTTGCATTTCCttgctggtttttttttttttttgggggggttaTGAAAACCATGCATGGTGTTATTAAAAATCCTATGAGCAATTTCGTTTGACCCTGATTGATTGAGTTTGCTCTTCCTCCCAAAGGCAAACTCGAATTGCTTATTAATAGTCACACCCAAAGGCGGTCACCTAGGATGGGTAGCTGGTGGTGAAGCTCCCAGAGGAGCGCCTTGGACTGATCCCCCGGTGATGGAATTTCTTGAACATCTGGAGCGCGCTGCTGCTTGCTCGAGCGTCGGATCGGGTGGCCTGCAACATGTCGAGGCATCCCTTTATTGATCTCTCCTCTCGAGAAAGTACAAAGAACGGGTACGCTACCGTCCAGGACATCCGATCGGTTTCTCACCCATTCATTGTATTGTGTTGGAATCGTtgattcatttcattcattatATGCATTTATGGATGTTAcctcaaaatgaagaaaatgtaaTGCAGatcatacacacacacacacatatatatatatatatatatatatatatcatttccGACGAGTCTATCTATCGCTCGCTGACGTCTGACGTGTGCGCGCGCGTCatgttgttttttattttttgatttttttatgaCAACTGCCAAAACTTGATGAGTAATTGCCATCTATTTTATTCGCTTgagatcctcggtgacatgttttaTATGTCAATCCAATGCCACCAATAGTGTTGTGccaagtgtcttgttattatttacacattaattttttaataattcaacTTGGCTTGATTTAATACAAGTTtaaataataacatgacactTGGCGCAACACTATTGATGACATTGGATTgacatagaaaacatgtcaccgagaaTTCCAAGTGGATAAAATGTCACCGAGGATTCCAAGTGTATTTTATCCGCCTCTTCACTCTTCAAAATGATGACAATCTCTTCAAAATGATGACAATCTGGCACCCGCGCGTGCGTGTCTCTGACCACTCAGCAGGGTAGATTTGATAATTTTCCATCCTATCTtaatagtaataataacaaGAACAAAAGGGATGGGAAATAGGTTCGAAACAGCATTAACGTTTGGAGATTCTTTTGGTACTCCGTGCGGCAAAACCTTGAATGGTGCTGTTACCGTGGCTGCCAAAACTGGAACCAGGCACGTATCAGCATCACTATCCATATGATATCCATCCATATGAATGGTGGAGATTTCAAACTTGGACGATTTATTGCATGTGGCCCGATATCCCAGCCAAGTTCCCTTCCCTGGGGTTCCGGCTCATGATGTTCTTCCATCCGAAGACTGAACAACAACCATCCATGAGCAGGGCTCCTTGCAATTTGGAGGAATGCTGGTCTCAGTTGACTTTGTGTTGTTGTCGTTGAGTCCTGATCGTTGCCGGCTCTTGCAGTACTCCTAGTACGTGTTTAAAGCATGGCAATCCAACGCAGCATAACCCTTACCCTTATCTTAGCCAAAACTTGCGTGCGTGCCTGTGGTCCGAATGTTGCAAGTTCCCAGCAGAGATGCCTTTGTCCTCCCAAGTTTTCTTGACATCAAtcattatccctttttttttttttttttttttggtgtggaAGCTGAGTAGTCCAACCGTGAAAAGTTTTTTCCGCCGTTGAAAAGTCCAACCACACTGTTGGAACAATAATAATTtagatactccctccgtcccgttttgttagtcttggtttttttttcacacagattaagaaagtgtaattaatttggttggaaacataaatttagattaataatttcctaaaatacccttatgctaatcaatgtagtcaatgtattcaatgtattGGAAAAgttcaatgtattcaatgtaatgggttagtatttaataacaatgtattaataacaagatatttaataagggtattttagataatttgaaagattactacatttcttaatgggaaagtggactacaatttgggacggacgaaaaaggaaaacaaaactaataaagtgggacggagggagtaccaAATAAGCAGCAAGCAGTAATACTACAAAATATCCCTATGAAGCAGCAGCACAGGTTATCTTCGAGTGTTTGGCGCTCAGATAATCAATCACGTGGAAAACAAATCCTACAAACCTAACAAACATAACATGTGACCTGAAAATGTTTCTTTATCTGAAGAAATCATCATTTCTAAAGGAATGCCATTGAAGATGAGGATGGGACCGACACTGACAAGCTCCCCGTTCCAAATTCTGCGAGTAGGAAGAAATACAAAAGACGCACGATGCCGTCTGGATTCATGTGGTGGGACAAGCACCATACGTTCATACGAACAAATTTACTGTACTACCCTTCTGGCGTACCACACACGCAcaccatctctctctctctctctctaaaggCTTAGGcatataatactcctatatcgTACGGCATGATGTGACTGTGAATCGTCTCAGAACCACATCCGCATCATCCTAAACAGTACACCAAAGAtgatcatgatttttttttattaacaaaTTTTATTTCATAGTAGTATAAGTTGGCCCTTTCtaaatacaaatacaaataGAAAAGGCGTCTGATACAGTAGTAGCAgtattaagttttttttttttcctaatctttaataaaaattattgtCAATGTTGGGTCTCTTTGTAAGAAATACTGCCCCTGCTATAATTCTGTCCTGACCCTGATAGCGAGCTTCAGATCTCCGCATGCAGAACGAGAAATGTGTGTCTAGAAGGGGCAATGATACAAAATCGGTCGCTCCCGTCTCTGATCTAACAAATGTGATTTCTcataattttttcataaaaaaaagtcgatattttttttctttcgaaaGGAAAGTATAACGACAGATTGTGTGACCATAAAGCATTGATTAAACTTTTAGATCATGCAGTGCATTAATTCCTCAACAGCGTCGTCATCGGTGAATGAAGAtatatatactccctccgtcccgtttacctaatcttgattttttttttcacacagattaagaaagtgtaattaatttggttggaaacataaatttagattaataatttcctaaaatacccttatgctaataaCGAAGAGTGCATTGGAAAAgttcaatgtattcaatgtaatgggttagtatttaataacaatgtattaataacaagatatttaataagggtattgtagacaatttgaaagatcattacatttcttaatgggaaagtggactacaatttgggacagaccaaaaaggaaaataagactatcaaagtgggacggagggagtatataatTGCCTAATGCTAAATGGGAGACTACTGAATATCCCAAGAAGGAAATGTTCCGTTTTAGTGAGATTGAAAAATATCTTTAgaataag
Coding sequences within it:
- the LOC113707438 gene encoding uncharacterized protein: MASGRSSAADQERREGAEVVYGAEACYQHSIQLLEELGFPKGVLPLQNLEECGRVRATGFVWMKQKKPYQHFFTGSNTLVSYATEVTAYVEKFKMKKMTGVKSKQLLLWIPIAEMSIDDPDHKKIYFNTPLGIGKFFPITAFMTQEEKRKYLESTGE
- the LOC113705573 gene encoding embryogenesis-associated protein EMB8-like isoform X2; this translates as MEPTSTEKNINRKKKDDSFLQLLLWVPTTPLSATHIHISNFPMARAYFYIGSATATSTPLSSSPFRHRKLPAHNHRSSPPLRSSTNTTTPLTMSDQPTPHPSLEVIGGARDSFLPALTSLHTPYHPYPFIAWNRHVETIFAAFFRSLPDIKFRRECLRTKDNGTVALDWVSGDRTRLSAVAPVLILLPGLTGGSQDSYVRHMLVRARSKGWRVVVFNSRGCGKSPVTTPQFYSASFLGDMSEVVALVNNRYPKANVYAVGWSLGANILVRYLGQESRSCVLSGAVSLCNPFNLVIADEDFRKGFNIVYDKSLANGLCKIFTEHAPLFEEMDGEYNISAAANAKSVREFDEALTRVSFGFKSVDDYYSNSSSSDSIKNVCIPLLCIQAANDPIAPSRGIPREDIKATIFKGKR
- the LOC113705573 gene encoding embryogenesis-associated protein EMB8-like isoform X1, which encodes MEPTSTEKNINRKKKDDSFLQLLLWVPTTPLSATHIHISNFPMARAYFYIGSATATSTPLSSSPFRHRKLPAHNHRSSPPLRSSTNTTTPLTMSDQPTPHPSLEVIGGARDSFLPALTSLHTPYHPYPFIAWNRHVETIFAAFFRSLPDIKFRRECLRTKDNGTVALDWVSGDRTRLSAVAPVLILLPGLTGGSQDSYVRHMLVRARSKGWRVVVFNSRGCGKSPVTTPQFYSASFLGDMSEVVALVNNRYPKANVYAVGWSLGANILVRYLGQESRSCVLSGAVSLCNPFNLVIADEDFRKGFNIVYDKSLANGLCKIFTEHAPLFEEMDGEYNISAAANAKSVREFDEALTRVSFGFKSVDDYYSNSSSSDSIKNVCIPLLCIQAANDPIAPSRGIPREDIKANSNCLLIVTPKGGHLGWVAGGEAPRGAPWTDPPVMEFLEHLERAAACSSVGSGGLQHVEASLY
- the LOC113705573 gene encoding embryogenesis-associated protein EMB8-like isoform X3, translating into MEPTSTEKNINRKKKDDSFLQLLLWVPTTPLSATHIHISNFPMARAYFYIGSATATSTPLSSSPFRHRKLPAHNHRSSPPLRSSTNTTTPLTMSDQPTPHPSLEVIGGARDSFLPALTSLHTPYHPYPFIAWNRHVETIFAAFFRSLPDIKFRRECLRTKDNGTVALDWVSGDRTRLSAVAPVLILLPGLTGGSQDSYVRHMLVRARSKGWRVVVFNSRGCGKSPVTTPQFYSASFLGDMSEVVALVNNRYPKANVYAVGWSLGANILVRYLGQESRSCVLSGAVSLCNPFNLVIADEDFRKGFNIVYDKSLANGLCKIFTEHAPLFEEMDGEYNISAAANAKSVREFDEALTRVSFGFKSVDDYYSNSSSSDSIKNVCIPLLCIQAANDPIAPSRGIPREDIKD